The following nucleotide sequence is from Glycine max cultivar Williams 82 chromosome 9, Glycine_max_v4.0, whole genome shotgun sequence.
TAGGTTGAATCATATAATTGTATAACTTGTATCTTTCGCTTTGTTATTGTGGTTCTTGATACATTTAATAGCACaactaatttgtttattttttttacaccaaATACTATAATTTTGCATTAACCCTTCTCCTAGATTCCAAATTTTGTTGCTTACACTTCAATACTCATGTTTATGTTTATAACAAACTTTTTTGGCATAGGCATATGTTATGTTATGCCTGATGTTCGGTGCCAGACACTTTTCTCCATGATACTTTTATGTGAAACAACGATATTTTTACTGCAACACATGATTGTagtgttctttattttttcaattatttcaattggcatcattttttcttctctattttgatttcaaatttaaaagttagcAGTGAacattgtatttttcttttaactttttaatagtTTGCTTTTGAGCTTATTGAAAAGTTGAGATTgatcttggttttgtttgtcTATGTTGCTGCAGTGTGTAGGTGTGATCAATCTTGGTGGTGAAGTAGGTTGTATGATCAGTGAAGGCCCCTGGGTTTTTGTTGGGATACCCAATTTTGTCAAGGTAAGAAAGAACACAAATAGgcatctctttttgtttttctctaattttgtaatctgtaaattttaaaataatgtactTCTCTCTACTTTAGTGAAGTTTTTTTGCTAATGTATGTTCTTTCCACTGCTGATAGCATCATAACTAATGTTCTTTTTGGTTGATGATATTGGTGATGCAGGCCTGGAACACACAAAATTTATCGGAGCTAAGTCTAAATGGTCCTGTTGGACAAGTTTATGCACTTGTTGTGAATAATGATATGCTCTTTGCTGGTACACaggtaaatattttctttcccCTTTGacaatgtttttgttttatttagagtcatgttttattttttgatacagTAGTCCTGATTTCAATGTTGATTATCTTCATGGTGCTTAGGACCTGTTGGATGAGATGAAAAAGTGCATTTTCATCTGTGTTTATATGGATTAGACTTTACTGAGTGGCATCTTATAATGTTAGGAACTCAATATATGGAAATTACGTTGGGGTGATAATATTGAGGTTAATTTTGGGGCTGATAAGTAATGCTGAGATAGGGAAATGAAGACTTTAAAGGAGaaacatttaatattatttgccTTTGCCCAAATTATGGATACAATTTGCAAGTGAAAtatttttggagaaaaattACTAGGAGAATCTAAGGGGTACGCTTGGGAGTGGGGCTTTGGAGGGAAATGGAAGGgagaggaattttttttttgtttaaatttaagagTTATTTGAtaagaagaatcaaaagattagAGCATTAAGTTTATGCTaacctaacattttttttctttcattttaaaaagattatcTAATTAgagaatatttattagaaatggaAAATTTGTCATACCCAATGAATGGGAGATGAAGGATGATATGATTGTAAATGATTATGTCATATCACAAGTCTTGTGTTGAAATATTGGATATGTAAAGGATTGGATGATGCTTTATAAGCACTGATTACTAGCTAATTAAACAACTCAGATTAGTCTTTTAGGCAATGTGATTCGCCAAGAAGATTTTTCTTATGCTTAGTTGGGCTTGAGGTGTTACCAAATGGTATTGAAGCAGTCAGCTGGATATGTGGGATATTCCAGATTGCTGGTGGATGTATTGGCTTAGGCTATAGGTCATTGATTGTGTCTAAGGAGGACTTATTGGGGATTTATTTGGGAGAGACTGTGATGCCTTGGATCTCATGTTGGTTATGTGAAGGGTTGTGTGATGCTCTGTATAAACTCTTTAGGTATTAACTATTAAGGCAGCTGGATACCTTTTAACTCAAACAGTAAATGAGTTTATGCTTCTAATGTCCtgggaaatatttttgttaaactcaaccaaacatgtttcaaagcctgttgtatttttttattatcgaaAATGACAACAGAATACACTAGAAAAGATTCTCACTTATCTACATATTTGTAATaccatctttatttttttatctcaaatgaAATACTTCTGCTGCAGGACGGATCTATATTGGCATGGAAGTTTAATGTAGCTACCAACTGCTTTGAGCCGGCTGCATCACTTAAAGGTCATTCTCGGGGTGTTGTTTCATTAGTTGTTGGTGCTAATAGACTTTACTCTGGTTCAATGGACAATACAATAAAAGTAAGTTTTTGTAAGCTCTTTGCCATAAATGTCTGATTCAATACGTGATTCAATTTGGTGCTAATAGGTTTTGGTTTGTTAATTTGGTGCATTTCTTCCAACTGGTTGTTGTCTTTCAGGTATGGAACCTTGAAACCTTGCAGTGTTTACAGACACTAACAGAGCACACATCTGTTGTGATGTCTGTTCTCTGCTGGGACCAATTCCTTTTGTCTTGTTCATTGGACAAAACAGTGAAGGTTGGTTTTCACACTATTTACTGGTTATATATGTATTGACTATATGCAAGTTTTggaattaatatttgtttaacttttatttgatttatgcAGGTATGGTATGCTACTGAAAGCGGAAACTTGGAAGTGACATATTCTCACAATGAAGAAAATGTatgcttttaatttatttactttttcccCTGGATACttggttttattttaatatgatatttctTGTCCAGTTTGAAATGACGATCTCTCATAATTATGTGTAATCAATTCTTAGCTCTGCTATCAATGATCCAGATACTACTGTTTTGAACTCATGGTTTAGAAAATATAGGAAATGTGCTCAAGTTTCTGATGATGAAAATGGCTCAGTATTGCATACAACCAGATAGGTACTTAACCAGAAAGGGGCATATAGATGTGTAGCTTAGTTTTTAAAGTCATTCCTTGGTGATAATACTATTCTAAATATTTGAATCCTCTCAAATAATGAGGCATAGGAACCAGatacaagataaaaaaatgactcAAATCTGGATATGACAACTTTTTTAAAGCAGCCTTGTATAGGGCTGAACTAATAAGTTATAAGCTAAAGGGAAAGAAGTTTTGGAGCTGGAGATTTATTAGTATTTGAAGTAGAGAGAACAAGAAATTACCACtacttgtagtttttttttgccCCTTCAATTGGCTTTTCAATTTCTCAGACAGCATTTCCTACTTTACTAACTTCAAGAAGCTATACAGCTGGAATTAAGTATTCCATTACTTGGAATGCTTCTGATAAGTGGGGTTAATGGAAAGTCTGGGCTTTGTAAAAAGAAGCATGATGTCTAATCCTTTAGCCTAATCTATTACTTATGAGAAAAAGGGGACCAAAtcaccaaaatgaaataaagggGGGCAAGTCCAATATTTGCAAATATTTTATGTATAGTAATTAGAAACATCTAAGAGGGTGGGGGCATGGCCCATGCCTTCCACCCTCTGCATCTGTACTTCAATGAGCTATTTACACATTTTATATTTCTATGTGCATTCATTTGTTGCATTATCATTTTTAAGGGGTactatcttttagttcttatataaCTATTCTTCATTCTTAACAGCTATTATTCGCACATGAAATGTGGctgggggaggggggggggggggggggggggattgttAAGTGTGTGAGATGGCTTTCACGAAGTTGCTGATGTTGTTATAATCTGTGTGCAGGGTATACTTACCCTATGTGGGATGCATGATTCACAAGGCAAACCCATTTTGCTCTGCGCTTGCAATGATAATACTGTACACCTCTATGATCTGCCATCGTAAGTAGTTGACTTCCTATTCATGCTCTCATTTGATTCACTACAACATGCAAACCACtagaattttttgaaatttattcaaTGCATTGTGTTTCTTGCTCATGAGAGCTTGTGTTTATATATGATGGTAAATCTGGCTTGGGTTTCATTAGTATGTTTTACATAACAAGCTTGATTTGTTATGCAAGTTATTGATTCCACTTAGAAGGCGTGGAAATAATAAAGCGACTTTTGACCATTTGAAGAGAAATTGTAatgactttttattattttaaggaaAACCCATATTTTACCCAAGTAGTGTATCAGTTCCTGTTTTCTCCACTACTCTATTTTCACTGTGACATTGTTTTTTATATCGCTGATGCCTAATAGAAGGGAACTCATTATTCATTGTTTGCCCCGTTTCTTCAGATTTGCAGAGAGAGGTAAGATATTAACAAAACAAGAGGTACGAGCAATTCAGATAGGGCCTAACGGCATATTCTTCACGGGTGACGGTACGGGTGAAGTAAGAGTGTGGAATTGGATAGCGGAGGCAACTACTACCACCCAATAAAGTGACACTTACAATGTGTTCCATTTAATTGTttcactagttttttttttggtcttcctttttgtaattttttagctGCAAGAAGGGAATTCGGGCTGACGTTGGGATTGAGAAGAGGCAGAAAAAGAGAGGTAAAGGGAGTGTGTGTAATTTAAGTTTGCGGAAGTAGTCTTGCTTTTAGAATCTGAGCTGTGGAAGTATCCTTGGCACAAAGCTGTGCTCAAGTAGGCGTGCCTATTAATGTTTGTAACATTTTGTGAAATTACAACATTATTTAGCATTATTACTTAACCCCCTCCAATGCGTATATATACCACCAAATAAATGTATGTTACTTGTTATTTACAAGTAACTGGGGGGTCTTAAATTTTCgaatgttgtattttttttcctggtgATCATAAGCTCGACGAAATATAAATGATTTAACTCGTTTTCTTTTGCTGCAGCTATTAAAAGGTGTCATGTTATAATTAgcttaaattagtttttgattttttaatttattatttaggttcaatttgatcttttaatttttaaaattaaattaatttgatccttttgtttaaattaaattggcAGTGTTAAAAAATGTGTACTTTATGATgatttaaaatactaatttaaccCTATAATTACCGTTCTCTAAAAAAAACCCCCTATAACTATCAATATTGATTATAGAAGAGTAGAGTAGAGTTTATCGGAGTTGTGTTTCCTCAATGCACATACGAAGTACCTATTGTGTGTAAAGATTTGGTGATCAACACCTGCTACGTTTGACCATAAACGGAAACTTAGAAAGTCCATCTTAACATCATGCTATCTCTAGAGCTATAACCTAACTTGTCATAGCTCTAACAACTCCTTGGTGCTGGAACCTCTACGCTTATAAATGGATAACTCTATTATGAttacaatattataatttagtaTCCATGATCCAAAAGTTTGGTGGCTCCATTGCACCGAGATTGATAGTTGTAGCCATTGGATAAACATCAACCACGTAGTCGTAGGTCGCACTAAACATGAACCAATAAAAGCCATTggataaattgttaaaaaataaataaataagtggaCAATATTAATGCCTATAACTTGTTACTTGTGATTATGACTTATAGGTTAATGGCTTTTAGAATGGAAGTTGTCCATCATGGACCGGTCCAAAATGGTTGGCTGTGGCTGGCCACTGTCGGTGCATTGTATTTCAGttctttttttgttagtttactttttttggtttttattggTAATCAATAGTTTTATAATTGCAACTAAGTCCTGTTTCAATAGGGCTGTTCATAATCTAAACCATTCCAAACATATGGGATTCCAAACATATGGGATTCCAAACATATgggagttgctacgtgcacccagTAAATAGTGAAGTGGCGAAAATGTCCTTAAGGGAAAGCCATTTCCGGAAACATTTCGGAAGACTATTATTCCAGAAACTtttcggaagaaccttcttccaggAGAAGAATTAGTGATTCCGGAAGTACTCAGAAACTCTTTTTGGAAGAACGTCATCCAGAATTTTTCCGGAAAAAGTTTCTTCCGGAAGATATCCttttacttccggaagaagggtcTTCCagaagttagtttttttttttaaaataatttattttgtaataatttacttttaatgaataaactaaattataaaataattaatattattatacataaataattaaataattagtgaacgtaattatgactaatatttataatttgttttttacgcgcatgtaaaatatgaatttgtgtgataatttagtataatttaaatcataaaaattaattaattcgtaaattttattaaaaatataaattttttattatgataacatttaatttctattacaaaagttaatatataataaaaaaatgatttattattttataacaaagtgaagaaaaaataattttcattttataataataagtaaaaataaaataatatttaatgcatatgtaATGATGATTTTGCCCCtgtgtaattttctttaaatttacgcGTTGCACGCTTCGATTTCACGCTTCCGTTACTCACTTTCTTTACTGCGCCTTCTTCCTTCTCTGCTTTCTTTCTTTCGTTTTGGTTGTTGTTGCTTTCGGTGGTGGTCCCTTTTGCGCTTTCCATTGGTGGTCCCATGAaagtatttgaagatttggtggtcccCGTGAAGCAGGTGTTTcgtatttgaagttttgttagTCGTTGTTCTTCCTATTTCGTCAGAGGTACGCatttatgagtatttttttcaatttccggctaatttttaaagaagaaaaacaataaaaaactgTATCCGAAAGAAATTTTAGGCACAGCAGGAGGAAGTTCTGGAATGAGAATGTtagtaacttccggaagaaggtcttccgAAAGCACTTCTTTCGGAATAGGCCTTAGTAACTTTcggaatgttaaattattaacaaatttttttatttctgttttaaaatttatatatatatatatatatatatatatatatatatatgttgtggattattggtttaattaggtataatggtataatattaaatgatttatgtaacttaattgtattttgttgtagtagaaaaatattttattagttgtttattatagtgataagtttagtttaagtaaataatgtagttataaatttagaatatatttgtattagttgttaGTATGTTTGTTAGTTAATAAGTAGTCAATTTATgaatgtggttatatgataatttgaatatactTGTGTATGATACATATGTGctgttaatatgtttgttatttaatgtgtagtaaatttttggatgtggttatatgataatttgaatgtacttgtgtatgatgcatat
It contains:
- the LOC100792089 gene encoding zinc finger CCCH domain-containing protein 48; the protein is MDVDGGNKRVYNRLGGDAKHQKVCYHWQAGKCNRYPCPFLHSESPANSHHANGTSSKRTYDNSGFSGPRRSPNFNNTWGRGGGRGGGGGGGAGRGVVVKAEKVCNYWIQGSCSYGERCKFLHSWSVGDGFSLLTQLEGHQKAVSAIAFPSGSDKLYTGSTDETARIWDCQSGKCVGVINLGGEVGCMISEGPWVFVGIPNFVKAWNTQNLSELSLNGPVGQVYALVVNNDMLFAGTQDGSILAWKFNVATNCFEPAASLKGHSRGVVSLVVGANRLYSGSMDNTIKVWNLETLQCLQTLTEHTSVVMSVLCWDQFLLSCSLDKTVKVWYATESGNLEVTYSHNEENGILTLCGMHDSQGKPILLCACNDNTVHLYDLPSFAERGKILTKQEVRAIQIGPNGIFFTGDGTGEVRVWNWIAEATTTTQ